A DNA window from Purpureocillium takamizusanense chromosome 9, complete sequence contains the following coding sequences:
- the GLN4_3 gene encoding Glutamine--tRNA ligase (COG:J~EggNog:ENOG503NUV0), with protein sequence MADPIAENTAKLQLDAETGEMVSKNELKKRTQKRAKKTAAAVLRNSRQASTRLPTSGGQELTDALGGKPAKTNEATFDPDGMFKQGFLAEVYKLRPSENVVTRFPPEPNGYLHVYISSLADFLRP encoded by the coding sequence GATCCCATTGCTGAAAACACTGCCAAGCTCCAGCTTGACGCGGAGACTGGGGAAATGGTCTCCAAGAATGAGCTCAAGAAGCGTACGCAGAAGCGGGCCAAgaagaccgccgccgccgtgttgCGCAACAGCAGACAAGCATCGACGCGATTGCCAACATCCGGAGGTCAAGAGCTGACCGACGCGCTAGGCGGCAAACCCGCTAAGACCAACGAGGCTACTTTCGACCCAGATGGCATGTTCAAGCAGGGTTTCCTTGCCGAGGTCTACAAGCTTCGCCCGTCGGAAAATGTCGTGACGCGATTCCCACCTGAGCCGAATGGCTACCTCCATGTATACATTTCCTCTTTGGCTGATTTCTTGCGTCCCTAA